A stretch of the Mycobacterium sp. ITM-2016-00317 genome encodes the following:
- the modA gene encoding molybdate ABC transporter substrate-binding protein: MTPAVGVLAALTIAALATGCSARADDSEAATGDVTVFAAASLQSTFTELAARFENDHPGTEVTLNFAGSSDLVAQLAQGAPADVFASADATTMTRALDDGLVAGAPQDFATNTLTIVTPAGNPAGITSFEDLTDPAIQVVVCAPQVPCGTATEKVENAAGVTLTPVSEESAVTDVLGKITSGQADAGLVYVTDAAAAGDRVTTIPFPESSEAVNTYPIATLTEAADPPAAQRFVELVTGPQGREVLSAAGFGTP; the protein is encoded by the coding sequence GTGACACCGGCCGTCGGTGTCCTCGCGGCGTTGACCATCGCCGCACTGGCCACGGGATGCTCTGCGAGAGCAGATGATTCGGAGGCGGCCACCGGCGACGTCACCGTCTTCGCCGCCGCGTCGCTGCAATCCACGTTCACCGAACTCGCCGCGCGATTCGAAAACGATCATCCCGGAACCGAAGTCACGTTGAACTTCGCGGGCTCGTCGGACCTGGTGGCCCAGCTCGCCCAGGGCGCGCCCGCCGACGTGTTCGCCTCGGCCGACGCGACCACCATGACCAGGGCCCTCGACGACGGACTGGTCGCCGGGGCGCCCCAGGACTTCGCGACCAACACGCTGACCATCGTCACCCCGGCGGGAAACCCCGCGGGGATCACCTCTTTCGAAGATCTGACCGACCCCGCGATCCAGGTCGTGGTGTGCGCACCGCAGGTGCCGTGCGGGACAGCCACCGAGAAGGTGGAGAACGCGGCGGGCGTGACCCTCACCCCGGTCAGCGAGGAGTCCGCGGTCACCGACGTGCTCGGCAAGATCACCTCCGGCCAGGCCGATGCAGGCCTGGTCTACGTCACCGACGCCGCGGCCGCCGGTGACCGGGTCACCACGATCCCGTTCCCGGAATCCTCCGAGGCCGTCAACACCTACCCGATCGCCACGCTGACCGAGGCGGCCGATCCGCCCGCCGCGCAGAGGTTCGTCGAGTTGGTCACCGGCCCGCAGGGGCGGGAGGTGTTGTCCGCGGCGGGGTTCGGCACGCCGTGA